Genomic DNA from Prunus persica cultivar Lovell chromosome G1, Prunus_persica_NCBIv2, whole genome shotgun sequence:
tgtgAAGAGCTTAGAAAAAGCAAGGTTGTAATGTTCCAACGGTTTATCATatcattcaaattttgttttgcctGAATCACCCACTATTAGCACTCAAGAAACGTCCCGGTATTAGCACCCAAGAAAGTCTTAAGTATGCAATCTTTTCTTTCCAAGGCAGAACATCACAATCAACATGGTTGTCATGCCACAACCATTGCCACTACAAACATAACTTGAGTTGAAAATTCCACCCTCTCTTTTCTTTACAAGCCAGCGTCATCACCATCACCGCCACCGTCGCCGCTCCCACCGTCACCACCACCGCCAGCACCATCACAATCACTGCCACTGCCACCACCGCCTTTACCCCCACACCACCCCCACTGTCACCTCCACCGCCAGCCCCATCACCATCACTAACGCCGCCACCACCGCCCTTACCCTCATCTTCACCCCAACTACCATCCCCACTATCAGCCCCACCATTACCCTCAGTGTCACCACCACTGCTAGTCACTACCagcatcatcaccatcatcacaCCCACCGCCACAACCACTACCATTACCACCCCCAATTCCTCCACCACTACCTCCCCCACCATTATCGACAAACCACCATCGCCACCGCCACTGCCATTTCCATCACCATCACTGTCATCACCCCTAAATCCTTTGTTTTTTGAGTGAtagatatataatttttattatcaagATACGATTTCATCACTTCTCCTACCAACATCTTATCATGGCTATCACCACCACTGCTGCCcttatcaccaccaccaccacaatcaTCGTAGtcgccgccaccaccaccatcgccaccaccaccattacCCCTATCTCTACCCCAACTACCATCCCCACTATCAGCCCCACCATTACCCCCACTGTCACCACCATTGCCCGTCACtcccaccgccaccaccactcCCACCCTCACCCTCTCCAACACTGCCTTCCTCACCATCACCGACAAACCACCATCGCCACCGCCATTACCATCGCCATCACCATCACTGTCATTACCCCTAAATCCTTTGTTTTTTGAGTGCAATAAGCTccattaaaatcaataataaaactcTAATAAACTCCGTTAAAATCTATACACGAATTTAGTCAAAATTTATGTGGAGTTTGTAGAATTTAGTCAAACTCAATTAAACTCTATCAACTTTATAACTCTTTTGAAATCAGTCAAAATCTATATGGAGTATGTAGCTACTTTTTAGAAGCAATTATTGTTTTCTGGAGTCATTGTAGAGATTAtggcaaggaaaaaaaatatatgattgATGATTTGGAGGCCAtagttgtaatttttgtttgggataattaaattaaatatgacatgagagaccaaaaaaaaacaa
This window encodes:
- the LOC109947702 gene encoding putative glycine-rich cell wall structural protein 1, with the translated sequence MVRKAVLERVRVGVVVAVGVTGNGGDSGGNGGADSGDGSWGRDRGNGGGGDGGGGGDYDDCGGGGDKGSSGGDSHDKIGGGDGGLSIMVGEVVVEELGVVMVVVVAVGVMMVMMLVVTSSGGDTEGNGGADSGDGSWGEDEGKGGGGGVSDGDGAGGGGDSGGGVGVKAVVAVAVIVMVLAVVVTVGAATVAVMVMTLACKEKRGWNFQLKLCL